A window from Apostichopus japonicus isolate 1M-3 chromosome 2, ASM3797524v1, whole genome shotgun sequence encodes these proteins:
- the LOC139981334 gene encoding pseudopaline exporter CntI-like, whose translation MSSQYCRLTDQTVNLYDGLLHRRGIVLTLLGSVCYSVSDILIFKVSGTVPSAVISAWISFVELVLSMVYIPFLCQSCLQVQEWKTILLLVFGGFITAVADISYCLANVIISPGRSITLHYTSTIFTTILNFIFLRDQFYVSDVIFAILSCIGAALTVSTPFSSGNDAAGYQVGVALALVSAIGYAATTVSAAYISDTVNPLLVLLTIGPITLPFNGILCVYFQLSTFFYSAPVTLNLLSVGLFWFLGSGFLLVAVKYERPTVVAVVMTTQVIFVTIGQWLFLDIVTSWMDCIGIFLICVACVGGATMKRESTSSSGHDNTSSDAY comes from the coding sequence ATGTCAAGTCAATATTGTCGGCTAACGGACCAAACGGTAAATCTCTATGACGGCTTGCTTCACCGTCGCGGAATTGTCTTAACTCTGCTCGGTTCTGTCTGCTACAGTGTCTCCgacattttgatatttaaagTCAGTGGCACAGTTCCCTCTGCAGTTATATCTGCGTGGATCTCATTCGTGGAACTAGTCCTCAGTATGGTCTATATTCCGTTCTTGTGCCAGTCTTGTTTGCAAGTTCAGGAGTGGAAGACAATCCTACTGTTGGTATTTGGTGGCTTCATCACTGCCGTTGCTGATATTTCATACTGCTTAGCTAATGTCATTATATCTCCTGGTCGGTCTATCACCCTACATTACACTTCAACGATATTTACTACTatcttaaatttcatctttctccGGGATCAGTTTTACGTTAGCGACGTCATCTTTGCCATTCTTTCCTGCATCGGTGCAGCGCTTACTGTTTCGACGCCATTTTCGTCTGGAAACGATGCAGCAGGTTATCAAGTTGGTGTGGCACTAGCACTCGTAAGTGCCATTGGCTATGCGGCAACAACCGTATCTGCTGCGTACATCAGTGATACAGTTAACCCGTTGTTGGTCCTTTTAACGATTGGCCCAATCACTTTACCCTTCAACGGTATACTGTGTGTATATTTCCAACTCTCGACTTTCTTTTACTCAGCACCGGTGACCCTGAATCTTTTGTCGGTAGGACTATTTTGGTTTTTAGGATCTGGTTTTCTGTTGGTAGCAGTGAAATATGAACGGCCAACTGTAGTCGCTGTTGTTATGACAACACAAGTCATTTTCGTTACCATCGGTCAGTGGCTATTTCTCGACATTGTGACGTCATGGATGGATTGTATAGGGATCTTCTTAATATGCGTCGCCTGTGTTGGAGGTGCAACTATGAAGCGAGAAAGCACATCGTCTTCAGGACACGATAACACTTCTAGTGACGCCTACTGA
- the LOC139981174 gene encoding uncharacterized protein, which translates to MSDVKGYQQEAAAYHLTEKEAHSFIENVLSLTDVSQNLLDDKLAFLDKLIYTMHQTIPFQSVYRCSIPSKDRHRPSFSLIKEHMFKKYGGTCKTTQTFFKCLLDALGYKTDFFPITVLGQEHVGIIVHDLTFQGSKHVVDVGCVYPTFTAIPFNFERESEIYRVSFLKYKFVRRADGIVEWLHQSRSDENDWFGYAEMEVTNLVTVSYFFETTERDFSDPSNQLNRILRISHYNGNCFLCVKHNIVKWSEDPQQKLLSKRVDTKEEIETMLHEEFPQFPIEIIKQCVSNTLLT; encoded by the coding sequence ATGTCCGACGTCAAAGGTTACCAACAAGAAGCTGCTGCGTATCATCTTACCGAAAAAGAggctcattcattcattgaaaATGTTTTATCCCTAACCGACGTCTCGCAAAACCTACTCGATGACAAACTGGCTTTCTTAGACAAACTCATTTATACTATGCACCAAACAATACCCTTTCAATCGGTCTATAGATGTAGCATTCCCTCGAAGGATAGACACAGACCATCCTTCTCTCTCATCAAAGAACACATGTTTAAGAAGTATGGCGGCACGTGCAAAACCACCCAGACCTTTTTCAAGTGTTTACTTGATGCCCTTGGCTATAAAACGGACTTTTTCCCAATAACCGTTTTGGGTCAAGAACATGTTGGAATCATCGTGCATGACTTGACATTTCAGGGCAGCAAACATGTAGTAGATGTTGGCTGTGTGTATCCGACGTTCACAGCTATCCCGTTCAACTTTGAGAGGGAATCCGAAATATACCGCGTCTCGTTTTTAAAGTACAAGTTCGTGCGGAGAGCAGACGGCATTGTGGAATGGTTGCACCAATCACGGAGCGATGAAAACGATTGGTTCGGGTATGCAGAGATGGAGGTTACCAACCTGGTAACCGTTTCGTATTTCTTCGAGACTACCGAACGTGATTTTTCTGATCCATCGAACCAACTCAATAGAATTCTTCGTATTTCGCATTACAACGGGAACTGCTTCTTGTGCGTGAAACATAACATCGTGAAATGGAGCGAAGACCCACAACAAAAACTACTGAGTAAGAGAGTGGATACAAAGGAAGAAATCGAAACAATGCTTCACGAAGAATTTCCTCAATTTCCAATTGAAATAATCAAACAATGTGTGTCAAACACATTGTTAACATAA